The Patescibacteria group bacterium genome includes a window with the following:
- the metG gene encoding methionine--tRNA ligase, which translates to MNKKQEKIYITTPIYYVNDLPHIGHAYTTIVADVLARYYRDKIGNDNVYFLTGTDEHGAKIAEASKEKNISPQEFTDMISQEFVNAWKNLDISNNDFIRTTSNKHKETVVKILEKLKIAKTPLGNDVLYESDYEGLYCVGCEKFLNSSDLVDGACPYHKNPPQLLKEKNWFFRLSDFLPIIKEKIESDELEIYPKTRKNEVLGLIDKQDLPDFSISRSKKSVPWGIDLPWDEDQKCYVWVDALSNYITALGYPDEENFKKFWPADIQLMALDILKFHAIFWPAILLALDLPLPKKLAIHGFFTINGQKMSKSLGNVINPNELVEKYGADATKYLILSQFGFGSESDINVSEFPAKYNADLVNGLGNLVNRTTKMIEGYLDGKIDIEFKKESIVENVGEQIEKLNFRDALLKIWQVIQKVNGLIDIKKPWELFKQEEKQEELKIELQAIVISLYNVAVSLKPFMPQKSEEIIKILTAQKIVKPEIPIFPRMN; encoded by the coding sequence ATGAATAAAAAACAAGAAAAAATCTATATAACAACTCCAATATATTATGTGAATGATCTTCCGCATATTGGTCATGCTTATACAACAATTGTTGCAGATGTTTTGGCGCGATATTATAGAGACAAAATAGGAAATGACAATGTATATTTTCTTACGGGTACTGATGAGCATGGCGCAAAAATTGCTGAAGCCTCAAAAGAAAAAAATATTAGTCCACAAGAGTTTACTGATATGATAAGTCAGGAATTTGTAAATGCTTGGAAAAATTTGGATATTTCAAATAATGATTTTATTAGAACTACATCGAATAAACACAAGGAAACGGTTGTAAAAATTTTAGAAAAATTAAAAATAGCAAAAACACCACTTGGTAATGATGTTTTGTATGAATCTGATTATGAGGGATTGTATTGTGTTGGTTGTGAAAAATTTTTAAATTCTAGTGATTTGGTAGATGGTGCATGTCCATATCACAAAAATCCACCACAATTACTCAAAGAAAAAAATTGGTTTTTTAGATTGTCGGATTTTTTGCCTATTATAAAAGAAAAAATAGAGAGTGATGAACTTGAAATTTATCCAAAAACAAGAAAAAACGAAGTTTTGGGGCTCATTGATAAACAAGATTTACCAGATTTTTCTATTTCAAGATCTAAAAAATCTGTACCTTGGGGAATTGATTTGCCATGGGATGAAGATCAAAAATGTTATGTTTGGGTGGATGCACTTTCAAATTATATTACAGCGCTTGGTTATCCTGATGAAGAAAATTTTAAAAAGTTTTGGCCTGCAGATATTCAGCTTATGGCTCTTGATATTTTGAAATTTCATGCAATTTTTTGGCCAGCAATACTTTTGGCACTCGATTTACCACTTCCAAAAAAATTAGCAATTCATGGATTTTTTACTATAAACGGACAAAAAATGTCTAAGTCACTTGGTAATGTAATAAATCCAAATGAACTAGTAGAAAAATATGGAGCAGACGCTACAAAATATTTAATTTTGTCTCAGTTTGGATTTGGATCAGAATCAGATATAAATGTCTCTGAGTTTCCTGCAAAATATAATGCTGACTTAGTAAATGGACTTGGAAATTTGGTAAATAGAACTACAAAAATGATAGAGGGTTATTTGGATGGTAAAATTGATATAGAATTTAAAAAAGAAAGTATAGTAGAAAATGTGGGAGAACAGATAGAAAAGTTAAATTTCAGAGATGCTTTATTAAAAATTTGGCAGGTTATTCAAAAAGTTAATGGACTTATAGATATTAAAAAGCCATGGGAATTGTTTAAACAAGAAGAAAAACAAGAAGAATTAAAAATTGAATTACAAGCAATTGTTATTAGTTTGTATAATGTTGCAGTTTCTTTGAAACCATTCATGCCGCAAAAATCTGAAGAAATTATAAAAATATTAACGGCCCAAAAAATTGTAAAACCAGAAATTCCAATTTTTCCAAGAATGAATTAA
- a CDS encoding CvpA family protein: protein MNYLDIIFIAIALCFVFSGYRKGLVKSVGGILGLFVGAYFAGLFYPTVSSFIQGVASFLSQFESDIISFLLVFIITNRLFALVVVIVDKIVNIPIISFINRVFGAIFGLFGSVILVALVTMVLANIGSSLGDKNPVLNSKLIPHIDYAIKVVQPFLPSNFESVKDIVSNNANNLRNMVDEKPNVNVDDMTLDELIDYLNSDNKVPQSVIEKIKENEFKNQKNITAEMIKEKFNEYLNNVKEE from the coding sequence ATGAATTATTTAGATATCATATTTATAGCCATAGCACTATGTTTTGTATTTAGTGGTTATAGAAAAGGACTTGTAAAATCTGTTGGTGGAATTTTGGGACTTTTTGTTGGAGCTTATTTTGCAGGGCTTTTTTATCCAACGGTTTCATCTTTTATTCAAGGAGTAGCTAGTTTCCTAAGCCAATTTGAATCTGACATTATAAGCTTTTTATTAGTATTTATAATTACAAATAGACTTTTTGCGCTTGTTGTTGTTATAGTTGATAAAATAGTCAATATTCCTATAATAAGCTTTATAAATAGAGTTTTTGGGGCTATTTTCGGATTGTTTGGATCAGTTATATTGGTAGCTCTTGTTACCATGGTTTTGGCAAATATTGGAAGTAGTTTGGGAGACAAAAATCCAGTACTAAATTCAAAATTAATTCCCCATATAGATTATGCAATAAAAGTAGTACAACCATTTTTACCAAGTAATTTTGAAAGTGTAAAAGATATTGTATCCAACAATGCGAATAATTTGAGAAATATGGTAGATGAAAAACCAAATGTAAATGTTGATGATATGACTCTTGATGAACTCATTGATTATTTAAATTCTGATAACAAAGTTCCTCAGAGTGTAATAGAAAAAATAAAAGAAAATGAATTCAAAAATCAAAAAAATATAACAGCTGAGATGATAAAAGAAAAGTTTAATGAATATCTAAATAATGTAAAAGAGGAATAA
- a CDS encoding TatD family hydrolase: protein MLIDTHAHLNFEAYNKDREDVIKRCLDYSMAVINVGAQFETSKKAVEISKYDNFYNTIGLHPIHVFDEKFDIKVYQKLITNRTVGIGETGFDYFHSDSSGENNIPVTQKIIDKQREVFIKHIQLAKENDLPLICHGRNSKNDFKLQTVYFDILKTLENQNYTRGVVHCFGGSLTEALSIVDSGMYIGFTGIITFPNADKLRVIAKEIPLDKILIETDSPYLAPQKYRGERNEPIYVEEVASVISDLKGVSMEDVIESTWQNAKILFNLK from the coding sequence ATGCTTATAGATACACATGCACATTTAAATTTTGAAGCATACAACAAGGACAGAGAAGATGTTATAAAAAGATGTTTGGATTATTCCATGGCTGTTATAAATGTAGGAGCTCAATTTGAAACTTCCAAAAAAGCAGTTGAAATTTCTAAATATGATAACTTTTATAATACTATAGGACTTCACCCTATTCATGTTTTTGATGAAAAATTTGACATAAAAGTTTATCAAAAACTTATCACAAATAGAACTGTTGGAATAGGGGAGACAGGTTTTGATTATTTTCATTCTGATTCAAGTGGAGAAAATAATATTCCCGTAACACAAAAAATAATTGATAAACAAAGAGAGGTTTTTATAAAACATATACAACTTGCGAAAGAAAATGATTTACCGCTTATCTGTCATGGTAGAAATTCAAAAAATGATTTCAAGCTTCAAACTGTATATTTTGATATTTTAAAAACACTTGAAAATCAAAATTATACAAGAGGAGTTGTTCATTGTTTTGGAGGATCGCTAACTGAAGCTCTTAGTATTGTTGATAGTGGAATGTATATTGGTTTTACAGGTATTATTACTTTTCCAAATGCTGATAAATTAAGAGTTATTGCAAAAGAAATTCCACTTGATAAAATACTTATTGAGACAGATTCTCCATATTTAGCTCCTCAAAAATACAGAGGAGAAAGAAATGAGCCAATTTATGTAGAAGAAGTAGCTAGTGTAATATCTGATTTAAAGGGTGTAAGTATGGAAGATGTAATAGAAAGTACATGGCAGAATGCTAAAATATTATTTAATTTAAAATAA
- a CDS encoding PH domain-containing protein: MFYKNIIKDMLSVDERKEHEFSIGIGYIKFGFIIFNTISVILIFLNYKLSILSFAFTIFYFLFYLKISNIYVFTNKRILIHKGWLSTNMISVEYDKITDVRVQENFIYKILTKTGNLLINTASTSDTEIILLHVENPYNLKKILDSLIHNKKQ, translated from the coding sequence ATGTTTTATAAAAATATAATAAAAGACATGTTGTCAGTAGATGAAAGAAAGGAGCATGAATTTTCAATAGGAATTGGTTATATAAAATTTGGTTTTATTATTTTTAATACAATTTCAGTAATTTTAATTTTTTTAAATTATAAGTTATCTATTTTGAGTTTTGCTTTTACAATATTTTATTTTTTGTTTTATTTGAAAATATCTAATATTTACGTTTTTACAAATAAAAGAATTTTAATACATAAAGGTTGGCTTTCTACAAATATGATAAGTGTTGAATATGATAAGATAACAGATGTAAGAGTTCAGGAGAATTTTATTTATAAAATTTTGACAAAAACTGGTAATCTTTTAATAAATACAGCTAGTACATCAGATACTGAAATAATTTTGTTGCATGTTGAAAATCCTTATAATTTAAAGAAAATTTTAGATAGCTTAATCCATAATAAAAAACAATAA
- a CDS encoding DNA recombination protein RmuC, with the protein MFINYLILILLIILIVMIYILLKDKDEKKDDQSFLMLQNQLSEMNKTLDIKLNDSNQMVHSKMTESLNIVKNVTESLTKLDETNKQVMGFAQQLQSLENILKNPKQRGILGEYYLETVLKNVLPPNSFQMQYKFNNGDIVDAVVFSKEGIIPIDSKFSLENYNKILDAREDGEKENLEKQFKQDLKNRIDETSKYIRPKEKTMEFAFMFIPSEAIYYDLLVNKVGAVKVNTRDLIEYAFRERKVIIVSPTTFLAYLQTVMQGLRALKIEDSIKDILKHVSNLQNHIISYEEYLKKLGNNLGTTVNMYNSAYKEFAKIDKDVIKITGKDTKIEPELIDKPKAIDEI; encoded by the coding sequence ATGTTTATAAATTATTTAATTTTAATATTACTTATTATTCTTATAGTAATGATTTATATATTACTAAAAGACAAAGATGAAAAAAAAGATGATCAATCTTTTTTAATGCTTCAAAATCAATTAAGTGAAATGAACAAAACTCTTGATATAAAGCTCAATGACTCAAATCAGATGGTGCATTCAAAAATGACAGAAAGCTTGAATATTGTAAAAAATGTAACAGAAAGTCTCACAAAACTTGATGAGACAAATAAACAAGTAATGGGATTTGCACAGCAACTTCAGTCACTTGAAAATATTTTGAAAAATCCAAAACAGCGTGGAATTCTCGGTGAGTATTATTTAGAGACAGTACTTAAAAATGTACTTCCTCCAAATAGTTTTCAAATGCAATATAAATTTAATAATGGTGATATAGTAGATGCTGTCGTATTTTCAAAAGAAGGAATTATTCCAATTGATTCAAAATTTTCACTAGAAAATTATAATAAAATATTAGATGCTAGAGAAGATGGGGAAAAAGAAAATTTGGAAAAACAATTCAAACAAGACTTGAAAAATAGAATTGATGAAACAAGTAAATATATTAGACCAAAAGAAAAAACAATGGAGTTTGCTTTTATGTTTATTCCATCTGAAGCAATTTATTATGACTTACTTGTAAATAAAGTTGGTGCTGTGAAGGTAAATACAAGAGATTTGATTGAGTATGCATTTAGAGAAAGAAAAGTAATAATTGTATCGCCTACTACATTTTTGGCATATTTACAAACTGTAATGCAAGGACTTCGTGCCTTGAAAATAGAGGATTCAATAAAAGATATTTTAAAACATGTTTCAAACCTTCAAAATCATATAATAAGTTATGAGGAATATCTCAAAAAATTAGGAAATAATCTTGGTACAACAGTAAATATGTATAATAGTGCTTATAAAGAATTTGCAAAAATAGATAAAGATGTTATAAAAATCACAGGCAAGGATACAAAAATAGAACCAGAACTTATTGATAAACCAAAGGCAATTGATGAAATTTAA
- the atpC gene encoding ATP synthase F1 subunit epsilon has protein sequence MSLIKFEIVTPERVVLKETIKSITVPTKKGIITILPRHIPLVGILVPGVAEIKKENGEIEVFAVSSGFIEVQRDKVIMLADTAELAKEIDIERAKKRAEEVKKEIENKDDVDFAGVQAYIEKELARVKAANRWRDIKK, from the coding sequence ATGAGTTTAATAAAATTTGAAATAGTTACTCCAGAAAGAGTTGTTTTGAAAGAAACAATAAAGAGTATTACAGTACCTACAAAAAAAGGCATTATTACAATCTTGCCTCGTCATATACCACTTGTTGGAATACTTGTTCCTGGAGTTGCTGAGATAAAAAAAGAAAATGGAGAAATAGAGGTATTTGCGGTTTCAAGTGGTTTTATAGAAGTACAAAGAGATAAAGTAATAATGCTCGCTGATACAGCAGAACTAGCAAAAGAAATAGATATTGAACGTGCCAAAAAAAGAGCTGAAGAAGTCAAAAAAGAAATCGAAAACAAAGATGATGTAGACTTTGCTGGGGTTCAAGCTTATATAGAAAAAGAACTCGCCAGAGTAAAAGCTGCAAACAGATGGCGTGATATCAAAAAATAA
- the atpD gene encoding F0F1 ATP synthase subunit beta, with amino-acid sequence MTTDNKNGIIKQIIGAVIDVQFDGDAPDIYTALEIEKDGKKIVLEVQQHIGSGIVRTIAMTSTDGLKRGDKVINTELPISTPVGEETLGRMFNVTGEVIDGKPYPKTTKKYPIHRHAPEFVEQSTKAEILETGIKVIDLICPIVRGGKVGMFGGAGVGKTVVIMELIHNIASQHGGYSVFAGVGERSREGNDLYHEMKDSGVIDKVAMVFGQMNEPPGARARVALTGLSIAEYFRDEKNQDVLLFIDNIFRFTQAGSEVSTLLGRMPSAVGYQPTLATEMGELQERITSTNKGSITSIQAVYVPADDLTDPAPATTFSHLDSTVVLSRSLSELAIYPAVDPLDSSSIILDPQIIGQEHYDVARGVQKVLQRYKDLQDIIAILGMDELSDEDKLTVLRARKVQKFLSQPFFTAEAFTGHTGQYVKLSDTIKGFREILDGKYDDINESEFYMRGDIEQVIESAKKNKVS; translated from the coding sequence ATGACAACAGACAATAAAAATGGAATAATAAAACAAATTATAGGAGCTGTTATAGATGTACAGTTTGATGGTGATGCTCCAGATATTTATACTGCTTTAGAAATAGAAAAAGATGGCAAAAAAATAGTATTAGAAGTTCAACAGCACATTGGATCTGGAATTGTAAGAACTATTGCTATGACCTCAACTGATGGACTTAAACGTGGTGATAAAGTTATAAACACAGAATTGCCAATTTCAACTCCTGTTGGTGAAGAAACTTTAGGGAGAATGTTTAACGTTACTGGAGAAGTTATCGATGGCAAACCATATCCAAAAACAACAAAAAAATATCCTATTCATAGACATGCTCCTGAGTTTGTAGAACAATCTACAAAAGCTGAAATTCTTGAAACTGGAATAAAAGTAATTGATCTAATTTGTCCTATTGTAAGAGGTGGAAAAGTAGGAATGTTTGGTGGTGCTGGTGTTGGAAAAACAGTTGTTATTATGGAGCTTATCCATAATATAGCATCACAACATGGCGGATACTCTGTTTTTGCTGGTGTTGGAGAAAGAAGCCGTGAAGGAAATGATTTATATCATGAAATGAAAGATAGTGGTGTTATAGACAAAGTAGCTATGGTATTTGGACAAATGAATGAACCACCAGGAGCTCGTGCAAGAGTAGCTCTAACAGGACTATCTATTGCTGAATATTTTAGAGATGAAAAGAATCAAGATGTACTTCTTTTTATAGATAATATTTTCCGTTTTACACAAGCTGGGTCAGAAGTATCTACATTGCTTGGTCGTATGCCTAGTGCTGTAGGATATCAACCAACACTTGCTACAGAAATGGGAGAATTACAAGAACGTATTACATCCACAAACAAAGGTTCTATCACTTCAATTCAGGCTGTTTATGTTCCAGCTGACGATCTTACAGATCCTGCTCCTGCTACTACATTTTCTCATTTGGATTCAACTGTAGTATTGTCACGTAGTTTATCAGAACTTGCTATTTATCCTGCTGTAGATCCACTTGACTCATCCTCTATCATACTTGATCCTCAAATTATTGGACAAGAACATTATGATGTAGCTCGTGGTGTACAAAAAGTTTTACAAAGATACAAAGACTTGCAAGATATTATTGCAATTTTGGGTATGGATGAATTATCAGATGAAGACAAGCTTACAGTACTTCGTGCAAGAAAAGTACAAAAATTCCTTTCACAACCATTTTTTACAGCTGAGGCATTTACTGGACACACTGGTCAATATGTAAAATTATCTGATACAATAAAAGGATTCAGAGAAATACTTGATGGTAAATATGATGACATAAATGAAAGTGAATTTTATATGAGGGGTGATATTGAACAAGTTATAGAATCAGCAAAAAAGAACAAAGTTTCTTAA
- the atpG gene encoding ATP synthase F1 subunit gamma, whose amino-acid sequence MAKTKEIKSRIKSVKNTGKITKAMEMVAASKMRKCTEAVLKTRTYANISWLTVLNIAGSKNNDYIKHPLLTNTNKTEKICIVLITANRGLCGSLNTNIIKKAIETIKSYDELKSENVDFILLGKKGSRVYKLGYEITAEFEKQDASSQISEVRSIAKMIIDDFKNQKYDKIFVAYTDFINAVTQLPRVKQIIPIDIHTQDGYLGIVGDDTRLKTNKDFIKEKEDKYLEVKSQDQLLKNTRFDYVFEPNEEEVLNEMLPRLIEIQLYQALLESNASEHSARMSAMHNATTAANDLINELTLFYNKARQASITSEIAEISAGANALK is encoded by the coding sequence ATGGCAAAGACAAAAGAAATAAAAAGCAGAATTAAATCAGTAAAAAATACTGGCAAAATTACCAAAGCTATGGAAATGGTGGCTGCTAGTAAAATGCGTAAATGTACTGAAGCAGTTCTTAAGACAAGAACATATGCTAATATAAGTTGGCTTACAGTTTTGAATATTGCAGGATCAAAAAATAATGACTATATAAAACATCCACTTCTTACGAATACAAACAAGACAGAAAAAATTTGTATAGTACTTATAACAGCAAATAGAGGTTTATGTGGAAGTTTGAATACAAATATAATAAAAAAAGCAATTGAAACAATAAAAAGTTATGATGAATTAAAATCAGAAAACGTAGACTTTATATTACTTGGGAAAAAAGGTTCTAGAGTTTACAAATTAGGATATGAAATAACAGCCGAATTTGAAAAACAAGATGCCTCATCACAAATATCAGAAGTAAGATCTATCGCAAAAATGATAATAGATGATTTCAAAAATCAAAAATATGATAAAATATTTGTAGCATATACTGATTTTATAAATGCAGTAACACAATTACCAAGAGTCAAACAAATAATACCTATTGATATACATACACAGGATGGGTATTTGGGAATTGTAGGAGATGACACAAGATTAAAAACAAACAAAGATTTTATAAAAGAAAAAGAAGATAAATATTTAGAAGTAAAATCACAAGATCAACTTCTAAAAAATACGAGATTTGACTATGTTTTTGAACCAAACGAAGAAGAAGTTCTAAATGAAATGTTGCCAAGACTTATAGAAATACAATTATATCAGGCACTACTTGAATCAAACGCATCTGAACATAGCGCTAGAATGAGTGCAATGCACAATGCAACAACTGCTGCAAATGATTTGATAAATGAATTAACATTGTTTTACAACAAAGCAAGACAAGCTAGTATTACTTCTGAAATTGCAGAAATAAGTGCTGGAGCAAATGCTTTGAAATAA